In Phaseolus vulgaris cultivar G19833 chromosome 10, P. vulgaris v2.0, whole genome shotgun sequence, a single genomic region encodes these proteins:
- the LOC137818400 gene encoding NADH dehydrogenase [ubiquinone] 1 alpha subcomplex subunit 8-B, whose translation MASAVDTSGNPIPSSSVLMASSKHIGIRCHSENLEFLKCKKKDPNPEKCLDKGRNVTRCVLGLLKDLHQKCTNEMNDYVGCMYYHTNEFDLCRKEQQAFEQKCSLE comes from the exons ATGGCGAGCGCTGTAGATACCTCGGGAAACCCTATCCCATCGTCGTCGGTGTTGATGGCATCGTCGAAGCACATTGGGATCCGGTGCCACTCTGAGAACTTGGAGTTTCTGAAGTGCAAGAAGAAGGATCCCAACCCTGAGAAGTGTCTCGACAAGGGTCGCAACGTTACCCGCTGTGTCCTTGGACT TTTGAAAGATCTGCATCAAAAGTGCACAAATGAGATGAATGATTATGTTGGCTGCATGTACTACCATACAAATGAATTTGACTTGTGTCGCAAAGAGCAGCAAGCATTCGAGCAAAAGTGTTCTTTGGAATGA